The window CTATCTACTTTAGATACTTTTCCTAAGTAGATAGTATGTAATaactttttgtttctatgtGAGATGATATCAAATATACTATCTAGTAGGATAATTCTAATTCTGacttattattaattaactcCGTTTTATTATATTCCCATactggagatatatatatatatatctatgacAAAAGTCAAACACACTTGTAAAAGAAGTAATCTACCATAATATGCAGTTGAGAGCAAAATAGTAAAAGAATTAATCTACAATAAGACTACTCTTATGTACTTGGTAACCTAATCACAACCTATGTTCCTAGAAGCGACAAACATGGcattaccccaaaaaaaaaaaaaaaaaaaaaaNNNNNNNNNNNNNNNNNNNNNNNNNNNNNNNNNNNNNNNNNNNNNNNNNNNNNNNNNNNNNNNNNNNNNNNNNNNNNNNNNNNNNNNNNNNNNNNNNNNNNNNNNNNNNNNNNNNNNNNNNNNNNNNNNNNNNNNNNNNNNNNNNNNNNNNNNNNNNNNNNNNNNNNNNNNNNNNNNNNNNNNNNNNNNNNNNNNNNNNNNNNNNNNNNNNNNNNNNNNNNNNNNNNNNNNNNNNNNNNNNNNNNNNNNNNNNNNNNNNNNNNNNNNNNNNNNNNNNNNNNNNNNNNNNNNNNNNNNNNNNNNNNNNNNNNNNNNNNNNNNNNNNNNNNNNNNNNNNNNNNNNNNNNNNNNNNNNNNNNNNNNNNNNNNNNNNNNNNNNNNNNNNNNNNNNNNNNNNNNNNNNNNNNNNNNNNNNNNNNNNNNNNNNNNNNNNNNNNNNNNNNNNNNNNNNNNNNNNNNNNNNNNNNAAAGGAAATAAAGTGAAGTTGGTGGAAGTTCTTTTTGGATTAGTTGTAAATCCatgtgttttaaattttctaatcaaACTTTTGCTATATTAGTTAGAGATACCCCCGACCAcgaatgtttttaaaaaaaacacacatcaaattgtaaatgacaAAACACAAATACCTACTTTTTATACCAATAAAGTACATCGAGTCATGGTTAGATAGATGTGTATCAtaagtttttgttgatttatagAACAAGAAAGAGGAATGTAAGTTGGAACACGTGTGTATGTGCCGACGACGACGACCCACGTGCCGAACATTCCGTTGAGGTTACATGTTGTACTTGTACGTTGTTGCTGTTTTATTGGAGATAGTCAGATTTAGATTTAGATTATATGGATGGTATCATCATTTCATTTTGCCTTGCAAACAATACTTGGTGGGGCACATGCTTCCTTGATTCCTTCCactttcatttctcttttctcGTTTActctatttctcttttctcgTTTACTCTTATTCACGAGACATCTTTATCACAATAGAGGAGCCAAACGGCACACAGTCATGATCTGATTATAGAAAAATGGACAAAAAACTAAAGGTTAAAGATGGTgataaaagaaagcaaaagaaaacgaCCGTTGGAGCTCGTTTACCCAAAATTCATATCTCCGCAACTAAAAGGATTTTACTTTGTGTAAGATCTGGCCCAATCATACTTATCTTTTTCCTTGAATCTCTTATGTAAAGTTGTGTAGCAATGCTTAAAAATTGTTGGACCTATGAGGCATATAGAACTTAGAGACCCTGACAAAATTGAAAAGAGAGATCAAAACACAAGGACATTACATCCAGATTTGCCTGTATCCATCTAATCAAGGGTTACAAAAAAACTTCAGAGCATAACAATAGAAGTGAAGGAGTCAAAGAAGTTGAATTCATCAAATTAAACTTCTTCAAGATTCATAGATGCTAAGTACAGAGAGCAAACTAAGTCAAAAGTCATATTACAGAAGATGATTGAATACTGGTGGTGTAAAGTAAAGTAATCAAAGGCTAAGATCTGCCAACTGGTTCAAGAGCCTCAACAGTGACAATGCTGTTTCCTCTAATCACCTGCATCcagaaaatataatatgttaaaacaGAACAGATGATGGATGAATACATCCAGAACATTCTGTGAATTCCAAAAGTGAAGacaaagagagatagagaaaaacGTACCACCATCCCAATGTCAGTCTTGTCATCACCATTGACTGCAACAGTGTTATCCACAACAAGATTCATGAACTGATCAAACCCACGTAGAGTTCCAACTACCGTTCGGTTGGCATTAAGCTTAACTACAATTGGAGgggaaacacacaaaaaaaaaatgagacaaTAACTTCTCTTGACCATACCCAGTTACCAAAACAAACATGACAACAAACAAATGTTCAATAACAAAAGCATAAGGAGAGTGTACTATGGACTATGTATACTTGTTCTATAGATAAGACTTGAAATGGAATACATATCTTCACTAAACATAGCTCTTAGGTTCAAGCAAATCACAGCAAGAGACTAGGTAAAACACTGAAacactttaaaaagaaaacaagaaaaaaagagacagaTGGGAGCTTACTTTGGAGTTTCTTGTCCATATACCTGACATTACATGAAACAAACgaagaacaaaaattagaaacacGAAGCTCGATTTGAAACTAAAACATCTGGACGTAGAGAAAAATCCCAAacaaagaaatacaaaacagagagattaaAGTAGCGGAGACAAACTTACTTCTTGAGATCCGGAGGCTGACCTGAACGACTCATACTTGCTGAttcggagaagacgaagaagagatttagggtttttttctcaGCTATGGACACACTCTTTTGCTCTAATTCGATtccacaaaaattaaaacaaaaacaaaacaaaagaaggaaataaAGTCGGTCTGGAAATTCTAGAGGTTCGGCATCGTTTGAAGGCCCAAATCGCTAAAAGGCTTGTtgtaatatgatttatataaaataaaaacagatggggtgttccgagaatcgaactcgggacctctcgcacccgaagcgagaatcataccactagaccaaacaCCCTCTGTGAACAATGGGAGAATGTAGACAATTATTAACCAAACCTGAATTATGAAGCCAAAC is drawn from Camelina sativa cultivar DH55 chromosome 1, Cs, whole genome shotgun sequence and contains these coding sequences:
- the LOC104773518 gene encoding probable small nuclear ribonucleoprotein G, whose translation is MSRSGQPPDLKKYMDKKLQIKLNANRTVVGTLRGFDQFMNLVVDNTVAVNGDDKTDIGMVVIRGNSIVTVEALEPVGRS